The following coding sequences lie in one Coprothermobacter sp. genomic window:
- the xylA gene encoding xylose isomerase, producing MVFKDISMIGYEGRDSRNPLAFKYYKADEVILGRTMADWTRFAAAYWHTLGADGTDMFGWGTMQRPWTAINDPMEKARVKVDAIFEFCEKLGIPFFCFHDRDIAPEGDTLRETNRNLDVIVGLIEDHMKTSPVRLLWGTANMFSNPRFVHGVASSCNADIFAFAAGQVKHMLEVSKRLGGLNYVFWGGREGYETLLNTNYGLEQDNMARFFHMAVDYARDIGFAGQFLIEPKAFEPSKHQYDFDAANALAFLRGYSLDPFFKFNIEANHATLAGHTFQHELRYCRINGKLGSVDANQGDSLLGWDTDQMPTDAYTTTLAMFEVIKNGGLQPGGLNFDAKVRRASFELDDLFIGHIAGMDTFALGLRAAAKLIESGELDGFIEQRYGSYATGIGKDIVDGKADFRSLEAYILDRQPAPSRSGRQEYLETLVTQAIVDCLH from the coding sequence AACCCTCTTGCATTCAAGTACTACAAGGCAGACGAGGTCATCCTCGGCCGTACGATGGCCGACTGGACGCGGTTCGCCGCCGCCTACTGGCACACGCTGGGAGCGGACGGGACTGACATGTTCGGGTGGGGTACCATGCAGCGGCCATGGACGGCAATCAACGACCCCATGGAGAAGGCGCGGGTCAAGGTCGATGCCATCTTCGAATTCTGTGAGAAGCTCGGCATACCGTTCTTCTGCTTCCACGACCGGGACATTGCGCCGGAAGGGGACACCCTGCGGGAGACCAACCGCAACCTGGATGTCATCGTCGGGCTGATTGAGGACCACATGAAGACCAGCCCGGTCCGCCTCCTCTGGGGCACCGCCAACATGTTCAGCAACCCCAGGTTCGTTCACGGTGTGGCCAGTTCCTGCAATGCCGACATTTTTGCGTTCGCCGCCGGCCAGGTCAAGCACATGCTCGAGGTCAGCAAACGCCTCGGCGGTCTCAACTACGTCTTCTGGGGAGGCCGTGAGGGATACGAGACCCTTCTCAACACAAACTATGGGCTAGAGCAGGACAATATGGCGCGTTTCTTCCACATGGCTGTCGATTACGCCAGGGACATCGGGTTCGCCGGGCAATTTCTCATTGAGCCCAAGGCCTTCGAGCCATCGAAGCACCAGTATGATTTCGATGCCGCAAACGCACTCGCCTTCCTGCGCGGCTACAGCCTCGACCCCTTCTTCAAGTTCAACATCGAGGCGAACCATGCCACGCTGGCAGGTCATACCTTCCAGCACGAACTGCGGTACTGCCGCATTAATGGCAAGCTAGGCAGTGTCGATGCCAACCAGGGCGACTCCCTTCTTGGCTGGGATACCGACCAGATGCCGACCGACGCCTACACGACGACGCTCGCCATGTTCGAGGTCATCAAGAACGGCGGTCTGCAGCCCGGAGGACTGAACTTCGACGCCAAAGTACGCCGTGCATCGTTCGAGCTCGACGACCTGTTCATCGGGCACATCGCGGGCATGGACACCTTCGCACTGGGTCTGAGAGCAGCCGCGAAGCTCATCGAAAGCGGAGAGCTGGACGGATTTATCGAACAGCGATATGGGTCCTATGCTACAGGCATCGGTAAGGACATCGTCGACGGGAAAGCGGACTTCCGAAGCCTTGAAGCCTATATCCTTGACAGACAACCGGCGCCCAGCCGTTCGGGCCGGCAGGAGTACCTGGAAACGCTCGTGACGCAGGCGATCGTTGACTGCCTGCATTAG